A window from Malania oleifera isolate guangnan ecotype guangnan chromosome 7, ASM2987363v1, whole genome shotgun sequence encodes these proteins:
- the LOC131160779 gene encoding uncharacterized protein LOC131160779 has translation MVSVNPTRSADTSVKLDGIATAQSPGTGIKCTACSSCENPCGQQYFIPPPPPPPPPPPKYLCTPSAPPPPRFVYVTGSSEADHNWVFYSGAGRSDLAMGLGGWVGYGGLLELMIMVLW, from the coding sequence ATGGTTTCAGTTAACCCAACCAGATCGGCCGATACGTCGGTGAAGCTCGATGGAATAGCGACGGCTCAGTCCCCGGGCACAGGAATAAAATGCACCGCATGTTCGTCCTGTGAGAACCCATGTGGCCAGCAGTACTTTATCCCTCCTCCACCGCCACCACCACCTCCGCCGCCAAAGTATTTGTGTACTCCATCAGCGCCGCCGCCGCCGAGGTTTGTTTACGTAACAGGGTCGTCTGAAGCAGATCACAACTGGGTGTTTTACTCGGGAGCTGGACGGAGTGATTTAGCAATGGGGTTGGGTGGTTGGGTTGGATATGGTGGACTGCTAGAGCTGATGATCATGGTGTTGTGGTGA